A window from Danio aesculapii chromosome 6, fDanAes4.1, whole genome shotgun sequence encodes these proteins:
- the zgc:65895 gene encoding TSC22 domain family protein 3 isoform X2 — protein sequence MDCPCFALPMDVGVFRSFSISVLSSVLESSSPLSPERSSSGASVVAIDNKIEQAMDLVKSHLMYAVREEVEVLKEQIKELMERNSQLEQENALLKNLSSPEQLQQFQTQTQTQSGSPTAGAPPGLPPAPGAGPTA from the exons ATGGACTGTCCGTGTTTCGCTCTGCCGATGGATGTGGGTGTTTTCCGGAGTTTCTCCATCTCGGTTCTGTCGTCGGTTCTAGAGAGCTCGAGTCCGCTCAGCCCGGAGAGAAG TTCCTCAGGAGCCAGTGTTGTGGCCATAGACAACAAGATTGAGCAAGCCATG gacCTGGTGAAGAGCCACCTGATGTACGCGGTGCGTGAGGAGGTGGAGGTGCTGAAGGAGCAGATTAAGGAGCTGATGGAGAGGAACAGTCAGCTGGAGCAGGAGAACGCTCTGCTGAAGAACCTGTCCAGCCCCGAGCAGCTGCAGCAGTTCCAGACGCAGACGCAGACACAGAGCGGCTCTCCCACTGCTGGAGCCCCGCCCGGCCTCCCCCCAGCCCCGGGCGCCGGACCCACCGCCTGA
- the LOC130231274 gene encoding coiled-coil domain-containing protein 122, with protein sequence MDSLSQQDFPLKDALQELLQQGEARAQQISDAQRALHTLQDSLEVMERSRESVCSQVRLKQKMLTALHCDTETLQCSIIQLQAQTQSAAVQNLQLRAKMEDQQEQRRSQLQEFSSYRSRLQAFRCAVSPQQSPAHICEELQMKMLEVRRLAHTLEEMKMQHADSRSGQRTQEDIEFLKTSINEARQTMKDSRAHLENEKHTHTQLRREIEIQRRRCEAIQKRLRCQLKKTQSSQRRLRSDVTHMQKQLEDLQRLEER encoded by the exons ATGGACAGCCTCAG TCAGCAGGATTTTCCTCTGAAAGATGCGCTTCAGGAGCTTCTACAGCAGGGGGAGGCGCGCGCACAACAGATCAGTGACGCGCAGCGCGCTCTACACACACTGCAG GACTCTCTGGAGGTGATGGAGCGGAGCCGCGAGTCCGTCTGTTCTCAGGTCCGTCTGAAGCAGAAGATGCTGACGGCGCTGCACTGCGATACGGAGACGCTTCAGTGCAGCATCATCCAGCTGCAGGCGCAGACTCAGAGCGCAGCCGTGCAGAACCTGCAGCTCAGAGCCAAAATGGAGGATCAGCAGGAGCAGCGGCGCTCACAGCTGCAGGAGTTCAGCTCGTACCGCAGTCGCCTGCAGGCCTTCAGGTGCGCCGTGAGCCCGCAGCAGAGCCCGGCACACATCTGCGAGGAGCTGCAGATGAAGATGCTGGAGGTTCGCAGACTCGCACACACTCTGGAGGAGATGAAGATGCAGCATGCAGACAGCCGATCCGGCCAGCGCACacag GAGGACATCGAGTTTCTGAAGACGAGTATTAATGAGGCCAGACAGACGATGAAGGACAGCAGAGCTCATCTGGAgaatgagaaacacacacacacgcagctgaGGAGAGAGATCGAG ATCCAGAGGCGCCGGTGTGAAGCCATCCAGAAGCGCCTGCGCTGTCAGCTAAAGAAGACTCAGTCCAGCCAGCGGCGTCTGCGCAGTGACGTCACACACATGCAGAAGCAGCTGGAGGATCTGCAGCGTCTGGAGGAGCGATAA
- the mtrf1 gene encoding peptide chain release factor 1, mitochondrial isoform X1, producing MAAALWRLVRRVSPRVLTATVCRSAGHRSDDFLQNDALRRVVKRAVDEHRTVSSRLESGAVSEAERRALNRRLLDASALMEAFEETQLLGREMEDLQTLIHNTSAEDQQMLSLLRDEHEELSRRVEQLHKQLMETLVPPDDLDSRSVILEVVSGRTTGGDICQQFTREMFDMYQGFASYKNWDFELFNYTPAEYGGLHHASVRVSGECVFRWLKFEGGTHRVQRIPEVGLSSRMQRIHTGTMTVIVLPQMEEVDIDIAPKDLRIDTFRSRGAGGQHVNTTDSAVRLVHLPTGTVSECQQFRSQLKNRETALRVLRARLHQCMMGQQREQTHTARRLQVGTRAQSERIRTYNFTQDRVTDHRIGFVTRDIKEFMRGAEGLEDLLQLLQENQDREELLKLLKDNS from the exons ATGGCTGCGGCTCTGTGGCGGCTCGTGAGGCGGGTTTCTCCTCGTGTTCTGACCGCGACAGTCTGCAGATCCGCCGGCCACAGAAGCGATGATTTCCTGCAGAATGACGCGCTCCGGAGAGTCGTTAAACGCGCGGTTGACGAGCACCGGACCGTTAGTAGCCGTCTGGAGAGCGGAGCGGTGAGTGAAGCCGAGCGGAGAGCGTTAAACCGGCGGCTGCTGGACGCGTCAGCGCTGATGGAGGCGTTCGAGGAAACCCAGCTGCTGGGCAGAGAGATGGAGGACCTACAGACACTCATCCACA ACACCAGTGCTGAAGACCAGCAGATGCTTTCTCTTCTGCGAGACGAACATGAAGAGCTGAGCAGAAGAGTCGAGCAGCTCCACAAGCAG CTGATGGAGACTCTGGTTCCCCCTGATGATCTGGACAGCAGAAGTGTCATCCTGGAGGTTGTGTCAGGACGAACAACCGGAG gagACATCTGTCAGCAGTTCACCAGAGAGATGTTTGACATGTATCAGGGCTTTGCTTCCTATAAAAACTGGGACTTTGAGCTCTTCAATTACACTCCAGCTGAATACG GAGGTCTCCATCATGCCTCCGTGCGTGTCTCCGGCGAGTGTGTTTTCCGCTGGCTGAAGTTTGAGGGCGGCACACACCGAGTGCAGAGGATCCCTGAAGTGGGTTTATCGTCCCGCATGCAGCGCATTCACACCGGCACCATGACGGTCATCGTGCTGCCGCAGATGGAGGAG GTGGACATTGATATCGCTCCTAAAGACCTGCGGATCGACACCTTCAGATCTCGCGGTGCCGGCGGTCAACACGTGAACACCACCGACAGCGCCGTCCGGCTCGTACACCTGCCCACAG GAACCGTGTCTGAGTGCCAGCAGTTCCGCTCTCAGCTGAAGAACCGCGAGACGGCTCTGCGTGTGCTGCGTGCACGACTACACCAGTGCATGATGGGACAGCAGAGGGAGCAGACACACACCGCTCGCAGGCTGCAG GTGGGTACGCGGGCTCAGTCTGAGAGGATTCGCACTTACAACTTCACCCAGGATCGAGTGACGGACCACAGGATTGGTTTCGTGACAAGGGACATCAAG gagtTCATGCGTGGAGCTGAAGGTCTGGAGGATTTATTGCAGCTCCTGCAGGAGAACCAGGATAGAGAAGAACTGCTGAAACTGCTGAAGGACAAcagctga
- the mtrf1 gene encoding peptide chain release factor 1, mitochondrial isoform X2 — translation MAAALWRLVRRVSPRVLTATVCRSAGHRSDDFLQNDALRRVVKRAVDEHRTVSSRLESGAVSEAERRALNRRLLDASALMEAFEETQLLGREMEDLQTLIHRDICQQFTREMFDMYQGFASYKNWDFELFNYTPAEYGGLHHASVRVSGECVFRWLKFEGGTHRVQRIPEVGLSSRMQRIHTGTMTVIVLPQMEEVDIDIAPKDLRIDTFRSRGAGGQHVNTTDSAVRLVHLPTGTVSECQQFRSQLKNRETALRVLRARLHQCMMGQQREQTHTARRLQVGTRAQSERIRTYNFTQDRVTDHRIGFVTRDIKEFMRGAEGLEDLLQLLQENQDREELLKLLKDNS, via the exons ATGGCTGCGGCTCTGTGGCGGCTCGTGAGGCGGGTTTCTCCTCGTGTTCTGACCGCGACAGTCTGCAGATCCGCCGGCCACAGAAGCGATGATTTCCTGCAGAATGACGCGCTCCGGAGAGTCGTTAAACGCGCGGTTGACGAGCACCGGACCGTTAGTAGCCGTCTGGAGAGCGGAGCGGTGAGTGAAGCCGAGCGGAGAGCGTTAAACCGGCGGCTGCTGGACGCGTCAGCGCTGATGGAGGCGTTCGAGGAAACCCAGCTGCTGGGCAGAGAGATGGAGGACCTACAGACACTCATCCACA gagACATCTGTCAGCAGTTCACCAGAGAGATGTTTGACATGTATCAGGGCTTTGCTTCCTATAAAAACTGGGACTTTGAGCTCTTCAATTACACTCCAGCTGAATACG GAGGTCTCCATCATGCCTCCGTGCGTGTCTCCGGCGAGTGTGTTTTCCGCTGGCTGAAGTTTGAGGGCGGCACACACCGAGTGCAGAGGATCCCTGAAGTGGGTTTATCGTCCCGCATGCAGCGCATTCACACCGGCACCATGACGGTCATCGTGCTGCCGCAGATGGAGGAG GTGGACATTGATATCGCTCCTAAAGACCTGCGGATCGACACCTTCAGATCTCGCGGTGCCGGCGGTCAACACGTGAACACCACCGACAGCGCCGTCCGGCTCGTACACCTGCCCACAG GAACCGTGTCTGAGTGCCAGCAGTTCCGCTCTCAGCTGAAGAACCGCGAGACGGCTCTGCGTGTGCTGCGTGCACGACTACACCAGTGCATGATGGGACAGCAGAGGGAGCAGACACACACCGCTCGCAGGCTGCAG GTGGGTACGCGGGCTCAGTCTGAGAGGATTCGCACTTACAACTTCACCCAGGATCGAGTGACGGACCACAGGATTGGTTTCGTGACAAGGGACATCAAG gagtTCATGCGTGGAGCTGAAGGTCTGGAGGATTTATTGCAGCTCCTGCAGGAGAACCAGGATAGAGAAGAACTGCTGAAACTGCTGAAGGACAAcagctga
- the LOC130231223 gene encoding uncharacterized protein LOC130231223 isoform X2, with amino-acid sequence MNTQTSRTSAENKRRTVLKDNSWIRRNTEQEEAVDDDPNFGRVVLGQVKPAEVDSQSVEPDQTARNSGTSVSSLNKRFSGSQELLSKSGTNTSSTVSVKSAVTVPPSPTKPPVPAKKPALNISPNAQSSFTAKVFSANSSSKTLSPVKPSFGEKFPDVTAASQTTNGISSSSSSSSASSATSTVKSSAVTTPVNQTVNSQSRTSATNTKTSVLEDWTPAKPADKPTVTLKTSDVSYSPTRSSPSAVTVNTRYSYRSDSAPLDELSDSLLSGSLYSQPVRSQSESFSPRVSTSSSSSVQTSVTNTKTSVLEDWTPAKPADKPTVTLKTSDVSYSPTRSSPSAVTVNTRYSYRSDSAPLDELSDSLLSGSLYSQPVRSQTQTRSVYSEFPADSASLHSLESSRPMSSRDLCSVCGKAMAGGERMILEELKINSHTSCFRCAVCRCDLGSLEAGKSLWVYRERVNCSSCYSKVRGQWYI; translated from the exons ATGAACACACAGACCAGCAGAACCA GTGCAGAAAACAAGAGGAGAACCGTCCTGAAAGACAACAGCTGGATCAGAAGAAACACAGAGCAGGAGGAGGCTGTAGa TGATGACCCAAACTTTGGTCGAGTGGTCCTGGGTCAGGTGAAGCCAGCAGAAGTGGACAG CCAATCAGTGGAGCCAGATCAGACCGCAAGGAATTCTGGGACATCCGTCAGCTCTTTGAACAAGAG GTTCAGTGGCAGTCAGGAGCTGCTCAGTAAAAGCGG CACTAACACATCCAGCACAGTGAGTGTTAAGAGCGCCGTGACCGTTCCACCATCGCCCACCAAACCACCCGTCCCTGCTAA gaAACCAGCACTCAACATTTCACCAAACGCTCAGTCCAGCTTCACCGCCAAAGTCTTCTCAGCAAACTCCAGCAGCAAAAC ATTAAGTCCTGTTAAACCGTCATTTGGTGAGAAGTTTCCTGATGTCACTGCAGCATCTCAAACTACCAATGG CatctcatcttcatcatcatcatcctcagctTCATCAGCCACTTCAAC TGTGAAGAGTTCTGCTGTCACAACCCCTGTGAATCAGACCGTGAACAGCCAGAGCAG GACGAGTGCCACAAACACTAAAACATCAGTTCTGGAGGACTGGACACCTGCCAAACCTGCAGACAAGCCTACAGTGACCCTGAAGACCAG TGATGTGAGTTATTCTCCCACACGCTCGTCTCCATCAGCCGTGACTGTGAACACACGCTACAGCTACCGGAGCGACAG TGCTCCGCTGGATGAGCTCTCTGATTCTCTGCTGTCTGGAAGTTTGTACTCCCAACCTGTCCGATCACA GAGTGAAAGTTTCTCTCCGCGTGTGTCCACGTCCTCATCATCTTCTGTCCA GACGAGCGTCACAAACACTAAAACATCAGTTCTGGAGGACTGGACTCCTGCCAAACCTGCAGACAAGCCTACAGTGACCCTGAAGACCAG TGATGTGAGTTATTCTCCCACACGCTCGTCTCCATCAGCCGTGACTGTGAACACACGCTACAGCTACCGGAGCGACAG TGCTCCGCTGGATGAGCTCTCTGATTCTCTGCTGTCTGGAAGTTTGTACTCACAACCTGTCCGATCACA AACTCAAACCAGGAGTGTTTATTCAGAGTTTCCAGCTGATTCTGCCTCTCTCCACTCTCTGGAGTCCAGCAG gccgATGAGCAGCCGGGACCTGTGTTCTGTGTGTGGGAAAGCCATGGCTGGAGGAGAGCGCATGATCCTGGAGGAGCTGAAGATCAACAGCCACACGTCCTGCTTCAGG tgtgccGTGTGTCGTTGTGATCTGGGCAGTCTGGAAGCAGGAAAGTCTCTGTGGGTGTACCGTGAGCGAGTGAACTGCTCAAGCTGCTACAGTAAAGTCAGAG
- the LOC130231223 gene encoding mucin-2 isoform X1: MNTQTSRTSAENKRRTVLKDNSWIRRNTEQEEAVDDDPNFGRVVLGQVKPAEVDSQSVEPDQTARNSGTSVSSLNKRFSGSQELLSKSGTNTSSTVSVKSAVTVPPSPTKPPVPAKKPALNISPNAQSSFTAKVFSANSSSKTLSPVKPSFGEKFPDVTAASQTTNGISSSSSSSSASSATSTSVKSSAVTTPVNQTVNSQSRTSATNTKTSVLEDWTPAKPADKPTVTLKTSDVSYSPTRSSPSAVTVNTRYSYRSDSAPLDELSDSLLSGSLYSQPVRSQSESFSPRVSTSSSSSVQTSVTNTKTSVLEDWTPAKPADKPTVTLKTSDVSYSPTRSSPSAVTVNTRYSYRSDSAPLDELSDSLLSGSLYSQPVRSQTQTRSVYSEFPADSASLHSLESSRPMSSRDLCSVCGKAMAGGERMILEELKINSHTSCFRCAVCRCDLGSLEAGKSLWVYRERVNCSSCYSKVRGQWYI; encoded by the exons ATGAACACACAGACCAGCAGAACCA GTGCAGAAAACAAGAGGAGAACCGTCCTGAAAGACAACAGCTGGATCAGAAGAAACACAGAGCAGGAGGAGGCTGTAGa TGATGACCCAAACTTTGGTCGAGTGGTCCTGGGTCAGGTGAAGCCAGCAGAAGTGGACAG CCAATCAGTGGAGCCAGATCAGACCGCAAGGAATTCTGGGACATCCGTCAGCTCTTTGAACAAGAG GTTCAGTGGCAGTCAGGAGCTGCTCAGTAAAAGCGG CACTAACACATCCAGCACAGTGAGTGTTAAGAGCGCCGTGACCGTTCCACCATCGCCCACCAAACCACCCGTCCCTGCTAA gaAACCAGCACTCAACATTTCACCAAACGCTCAGTCCAGCTTCACCGCCAAAGTCTTCTCAGCAAACTCCAGCAGCAAAAC ATTAAGTCCTGTTAAACCGTCATTTGGTGAGAAGTTTCCTGATGTCACTGCAGCATCTCAAACTACCAATGG CatctcatcttcatcatcatcatcctcagctTCATCAGCCACTTCAAC CAGTGTGAAGAGTTCTGCTGTCACAACCCCTGTGAATCAGACCGTGAACAGCCAGAGCAG GACGAGTGCCACAAACACTAAAACATCAGTTCTGGAGGACTGGACACCTGCCAAACCTGCAGACAAGCCTACAGTGACCCTGAAGACCAG TGATGTGAGTTATTCTCCCACACGCTCGTCTCCATCAGCCGTGACTGTGAACACACGCTACAGCTACCGGAGCGACAG TGCTCCGCTGGATGAGCTCTCTGATTCTCTGCTGTCTGGAAGTTTGTACTCCCAACCTGTCCGATCACA GAGTGAAAGTTTCTCTCCGCGTGTGTCCACGTCCTCATCATCTTCTGTCCA GACGAGCGTCACAAACACTAAAACATCAGTTCTGGAGGACTGGACTCCTGCCAAACCTGCAGACAAGCCTACAGTGACCCTGAAGACCAG TGATGTGAGTTATTCTCCCACACGCTCGTCTCCATCAGCCGTGACTGTGAACACACGCTACAGCTACCGGAGCGACAG TGCTCCGCTGGATGAGCTCTCTGATTCTCTGCTGTCTGGAAGTTTGTACTCACAACCTGTCCGATCACA AACTCAAACCAGGAGTGTTTATTCAGAGTTTCCAGCTGATTCTGCCTCTCTCCACTCTCTGGAGTCCAGCAG gccgATGAGCAGCCGGGACCTGTGTTCTGTGTGTGGGAAAGCCATGGCTGGAGGAGAGCGCATGATCCTGGAGGAGCTGAAGATCAACAGCCACACGTCCTGCTTCAGG tgtgccGTGTGTCGTTGTGATCTGGGCAGTCTGGAAGCAGGAAAGTCTCTGTGGGTGTACCGTGAGCGAGTGAACTGCTCAAGCTGCTACAGTAAAGTCAGAG